The Ananas comosus cultivar F153 linkage group 2, ASM154086v1, whole genome shotgun sequence genome contains a region encoding:
- the LOC109706652 gene encoding aspartyl protease family protein At5g10770-like yields MAGFSNYFFALAVLLSLVSTFISDSSQQPLHSSQDSKFLNLTVVHRESAYSSIAREKKLSLEQILKHDTVRFNIFDRFISGASKNGTIEGSLAVSIPAYFGSLFDTNNFVVTIGLGTPKKDFTVMFDTGSDLSWIPCSTCRECEAPKKLLFDPTESSTYSSIRCNSDECSQAQDSSSCSTESNTCRFAISYADGTITEGSIIRDTLTLAPFDVLPNFVFGCSDYYSMKHRAVGLIGLSREKVSLFSQVSQKYGEVFSYCIPSSLSSTGYLAFGRLALPPHIKYTPMLTMPPVVGLLYFVRLAGSKTLPLPPTVFSRTATAIDSGGVITRLPPLAYNALRSEFQKHMTEYTLMPHKFVVDTCYDMSGHKNLNVPTVELLFDGGASLSLDFDGTMIMADDQMGCLAFTATDDMHGGVSIIGNTQQKKYTVVYDVTNGKVGFGSGGCA; encoded by the exons ATGGCTGGTTTCTCAAATTATTTCTTTGCTTTGGCGGTGCTTCTTTCACTCGTGTCTACTTTTATTAGTGACTCCTCGCAGCAACCACTGCACTCGTCTCAAG ATTCGAAATTTTTGAATCTGACCGTTGTCCACCGGGAAAGTGCGTACTCATCGATTGCTAGAGAAAAGAAACTGTCGCTTGAGCAAATACTCAAGCACGATACGGTTCGGTTCAATATATTTGACCGTTTTATCTCTGGCGCCTCAAAAAATGGTACTATAGAAGGATCACTTGCCGTGTCCATTCCTGCTTATTTTGGATCCCTATTCGACACCAACAATTTCGTCGTAACCATCGGTCTTGGAACCCCGAAAAAGGATTTTACTGTGATGTTCGACACCGGCAGCGATCTGTCGTGGATTCCTTGCTCCACATGTAGGGAATGTGAAGCACCGAAAAAACTGTTATTTGACCCGACAGAGTCATCGACTTATAGCAGCATCCGGTGCAACTCGGATGAGTGCTCTCAGGCACAAGACTCATCCAGCTGCTCCACCGAATCAAACACTTGTCGGTTTGCGATCTCGTATGCTGATGGGACAATCACAGAGGGCAGTATCATTCGAGACACCCTTACGCTTGCTCCATTCGATGTACTGCCAAACTTCGTGTTCGGCTGCAGCGATTACTACAGCATGAAGCACCGGGCCGTCGGCTTGATAGGTTTAAGCCGTGAAAAGGTGTCGCTATTCTCACAAGTATCGCAAAAGTATGGCGAGGTCTTTTCCTATTGTATTCCATCGTCGTTAAGCTCCACAGGCTACCTAGCCTTCGGTAGGCTTGCCTTGCCGCCACACATCAAGTACACACCGATGCTAACGATGCCACCAGTCGTGGGATTGTTATACTTTGTCCGACTGGCGGGAAGCAAGACACTTCCTCTGCCACCAACAGTCTTCTCAAGGACCGCCACAGCCATCGACTCTGGCGGTGTAATCACAAGACTGCCACCGCTGGCTTACAACGCCCTCCGGTCAGAATTTCAGAAGCACATGACGGAGTACACGCTGATGCCGCACAAGTTTGTGGTGGACACCTGCTACGACATGAGCGGGCACAAGAATCTGAACGTGCCGACTGTCGAGCTGCTGTTTGATGGTGGCGCCAGCCTTAGCTTGGACTTTGACGGGACGATGATCATGGCGGACGATCAAATGGGCTGTCTGGCATTCACAGCCACTGATGACATGCACGGTGGTGTGAGCATAATAGGAAACACCCAACAAAAGAAATACACGGTGGTGTATGACGTCACCAACGGGAAGGTTGGGTTCGGCTCCGGAGGTTGTGCGTGA
- the LOC109724914 gene encoding pentatricopeptide repeat-containing protein At2g44880-like: protein MRPTPLRPLSTSRASHRHHHHHHLSPFLARLIVSGDILSHLLSLRRVVDLLTLSPDLPSSLLLSRPVSRLYFPLFPSSSTFFFNLLIRAFSLSCQHAAESVAIFATFLRCSSSLPDSFTFPFLCKAFSSLNSPREGPQAHAQVTKRGFLAYSYAVNTLLTMYSTFGDMCSAQKLFDSSLEVVDVVSWNTVIDGYVKSSAVDVARKLFDEMPVRNEVSWSSIISGYVAKGELDVAQLLFDRMPVKRNVATWNSMVSGFARHGLLGLARKMFNEMPVRNVVSWNSMISGYTLNAEIDKARELFNVMPEKDVVSWSTMISGYTQTNHHSEALKLFEEMQRDCRVRPNEVTMVSVLSACAHLAALDQGKWVHAYIDRNRMVLDNEYNLGAAIIDMYAKCGCMDLAISLFQSLDGKNVSSWNALITGLAINGASHESLEAFELMRRSGINPDDITFLGVLIACTHGGLVHEGRRYFESMMTVYGLRPEMKHYGCMVDLLARAGLLEEAEELIRSMPYKPDVMVLGALLGACRIYRAVDIADRVRSEFLPISQQSGCHVLLSNIYAAAGRWADALEMRSSLKRSGARKVPGSSSVELD from the coding sequence ATGCGCCCCACCCCTCTCCGACCCCTCTCCACCTCCCGCGCCagccaccgccaccaccaccaccaccatctcaGCCCCTTCCTCGCTCGCCTCATCGTCTCCGGCGACATCCTCAGCCACCTTCTCTCCCTCCGCCGCGTCGTCGATCTCCTCACCCTCTCTCCCGAcctcccctcctccctcctcctctcccgccCCGTCTCTCGCCTCTACTTCCCCctcttcccctcctcctccaccttcttcttcaaCCTACTTATCCGTGCATTCTCCCTCAGCTGCCAACACGCCGCTGAGTCGGTCGCCATCTTCGCCACCTTCCTCCGCTGCAGCAGCTCCCTTCCTGATTCTTTCACCTTTCCCTTCCTCTGCAAGGCCTTCTCCAGTCTCAACTCTCCGAGAGAAGGCCCCCAGGCTCATGCCCAGGTCACAAAGCGCGGATTTTTGGCCTATTCCTACGCCGTCAACACCCTCCTCACCATGTACTCGACTTTCGGCGACATGTGTTCTGCCCAGAAGCTCTTCGATTCGAGCTTGGAGGTGGTAGATGTCGTCTCGTGGAACACGGTCATCGACGGGTATGTGAAATCCAGTGCGGTGGATGTCGCAAGGAagctgtttgatgaaatgccagTGAGAAATGAGGTTTCTTGGAGCTCTATAATTTCTGGGTATGTGGCAAAAGGCGAGTTGGACGTCGCACAGTTGCTGTTTGATAGAATGCCTGTAAAAAGGAATGTGGCGACGTGGAATTCTATGGTGTCCGGATTTGCCAGACATGGGTTGCTTGGCTTGGCACGGAAGATGTTTAATGAAATGCCGGTTAGGAATGTAGTCTCGTGGAATTCGATGATCTCAGGATATACCCTAAACGCAGAGATTGACAAAGCTAGGGAGTTGTTCAATGTAATGCCTGAGAAGGATGTGGTTTCTTGGAGCACCATGATTTCAGGGTATACACAAACTAACCACCATTCTGAGGCGCTCAAACTATTTGAAGAGATGCAGAGAGACTGCCGAGTGAGACCCAACGAAGTGACCATGGTGAGCGTGCTATCCGCTTGCGCCCACCTTGCTGCTTTGGATCAAGGGAAGTGGGTCCATGCCTACATAGACAGGAACCGAATGGTACTAGATAATGAGTACAATCTAGGGGCCGCTATCATCGATATGTATGCCAAATGTGGATGTATGGATTTAGCAATCAGTCTCTTCCAGTCGTTGGACGGAAAGAACGTTTCTTCCTGGAATGCTCTGATCACAGGGCTAGCCATTAACGGTGCTTCCCACGAATCTCTTGAAGCCTTTGAGCTGATGAGGAGATCGGGGATAAACCCTGATGACATAACTTTTCTCGGGGTCCTGATAGCTTGTACTCATGGCGGGTTGGTACATGAGGGGCGTCGTTATTTTGAAAGCATGATGACTGTTTACGGGCTTCGGCCAGAGATGAAGCACTATGGATGCATGGTCGATCTGTTGGCCCGAGCGGGCTTGCTTGAAGAGGCGGAGGAATTAATCAGAAGCATGCCTTATAAGCCTGATGTGATGGTGTTGGGTGCTTTGCTTGGTGCTTGCAGGATTTACAGAGCCGTTGATATTGCCGATAGAGTGAGGAGTGAATTTCTTCCTATTTCTCAGCAATCGGGCTGCCATGTTCTACTATCTAATATTTATGCTGCGGCAGGTCGATGGGCTGATGCTTTAGAAATGAGGAGTTCATTAAAACGGAGTGGCGCAAGGAAGGTGCCGGGGTCTAGCTCGGTCGAATTGGATTGA